One window from the genome of Bacillus tianshenii encodes:
- the spoVT gene encoding stage V sporulation protein T produces the protein MKATGIVRRIDDLGRVVIPKEIRRTLRIREGDPLEIFVDRDGEVILKKYSPINELSDFAREYAEALYDSLGATILISDRDVYIAVAGGSKKEFVNRSVGDKIEQIMNERSTAMETSEKSIELVDGVEDTISSYVVSPIVANGDPIGSVIIFSKEGKTVGEVEQKAAETASSFLARQMEH, from the coding sequence ATGAAAGCAACAGGTATCGTTCGTCGTATTGATGATTTAGGAAGGGTTGTAATCCCGAAGGAAATTCGCAGAACACTGCGCATTCGTGAAGGCGATCCTTTAGAAATATTTGTTGATCGCGATGGAGAAGTAATTCTGAAGAAATATTCTCCGATTAATGAATTAAGTGATTTTGCAAGAGAATATGCTGAGGCATTATATGACAGTCTTGGGGCTACGATTCTAATTAGTGACCGAGATGTCTATATTGCAGTAGCAGGCGGTTCAAAGAAAGAATTTGTTAACCGTAGTGTTGGAGATAAGATCGAACAAATCATGAATGAACGTTCAACAGCTATGGAAACTTCAGAAAAATCGATTGAGCTTGTTGACGGGGTTGAAGATACGATTTCTTCCTATGTTGTCAGTCCGATTGTCGCAAATGGAGACCCAATTGGTTCAGTTATCATTTTCTCTAAAGAAGGAAAAACGGTTGGTGAAGTGGAGCAAAAAGCAGCTGAGACAGCTTCAAGCTTCCTTGCCCGACAAATGGAACATTAA
- a CDS encoding polysaccharide biosynthesis protein: MKHGVMNEKNIWKGAWILTFAAIIVKILSAVYRIPYQNITGDLGFYIYQQVYPIASAVFVLSTYGFPVVLSRMLAGEQNESKQNSILSISILGLSLFGGSVFFILFFCAELIAELMGDVHLALPIKTASFTFLLMPFLSSFRGFFQANQWMTPTATSQIAEQSVRVGVILGLTLILVSNGANVYEAGAAAAFGSVIGAVTSVTVLIFYFRKYFHLFQLNQRYFRRLVRPVLFRLFKQGFLICVSSLFIVFLQLIDSFTVLNTLIRSGIELEQAKVLKGVYDRSLPFIQLGTTLAVSISLTLVPLITNSVKKRDIDATKRYIYLAYRICSSVGLAAAVGLVAIIGPANRMLYENDSGSTALAIAGLSIFSYSVVLTSSAVLQGYGDFVSPVLYIAFGCVLKLLLTVLLSVPFEIIGTALSTLIAFTAVAFFMVRKVSHKSKTQLKDLFLFHKLIIPLFMMAAAVLIYQWLLGQFPLVEEKNRLYWGFIALSGVSIGAIIYLTTLLRSGYFSENELALLPLGSKLQGFLRKKGV, from the coding sequence TTGAAGCATGGCGTTATGAATGAAAAAAATATTTGGAAGGGTGCATGGATTTTAACCTTTGCTGCAATTATTGTGAAAATCTTAAGCGCCGTGTACCGCATTCCATACCAAAATATAACAGGTGATCTTGGTTTTTATATCTATCAGCAAGTGTATCCAATTGCAAGCGCTGTATTTGTATTATCAACATATGGCTTTCCAGTGGTTTTGTCACGAATGCTTGCTGGTGAACAAAATGAAAGTAAGCAAAACAGTATTTTAAGTATATCGATATTAGGATTAAGTCTTTTTGGCGGAAGTGTCTTTTTTATTCTCTTTTTTTGTGCAGAATTGATTGCTGAATTAATGGGTGATGTGCATTTAGCATTACCAATTAAAACAGCGTCATTTACTTTTTTGTTAATGCCGTTCTTATCCTCATTTCGAGGTTTCTTTCAAGCAAATCAATGGATGACCCCAACGGCTACGTCTCAAATTGCTGAACAATCTGTTCGGGTAGGGGTTATTTTGGGCTTAACTTTAATTCTTGTTTCAAATGGTGCAAACGTTTATGAAGCAGGAGCAGCGGCCGCGTTTGGTTCAGTTATTGGAGCGGTCACATCTGTTACTGTATTGATTTTTTACTTTCGAAAATATTTTCATCTTTTTCAGCTTAACCAAAGATATTTCCGTAGGTTAGTGAGGCCTGTATTATTCCGGCTATTTAAGCAGGGTTTCTTGATTTGTGTCAGCAGTTTATTTATTGTGTTTCTTCAGCTAATCGATTCATTTACCGTTCTCAATACTTTGATACGAAGCGGTATTGAATTGGAACAAGCAAAGGTTTTGAAAGGCGTGTATGACCGAAGCTTACCTTTCATCCAATTAGGAACAACCTTAGCTGTTTCAATTTCATTAACATTGGTTCCTTTAATTACAAACTCCGTGAAAAAGCGTGATATTGATGCGACGAAACGTTATATCTATCTGGCTTATCGGATTTGTTCATCTGTTGGTCTGGCAGCAGCAGTTGGTTTAGTTGCAATTATTGGACCGGCAAATCGGATGCTTTATGAAAATGACAGTGGATCGACAGCTTTAGCAATTGCCGGGTTATCAATCTTTTCATACTCGGTTGTTTTAACAAGCTCGGCTGTTTTACAAGGTTATGGTGATTTTGTTTCGCCTGTTTTGTATATAGCATTTGGATGTGTTCTGAAATTATTATTGACGGTTCTTTTGTCTGTTCCATTTGAAATTATCGGCACAGCTCTTTCAACTCTGATTGCATTTACGGCGGTCGCTTTTTTCATGGTGAGGAAAGTATCGCATAAGAGTAAAACACAACTAAAGGACTTATTTTTATTTCATAAATTAATTATTCCACTTTTCATGATGGCTGCAGCTGTGCTTATTTACCAGTGGTTGCTTGGACAGTTTCCTTTGGTAGAAGAAAAAAACCGTCTTTATTGGGGATTTATTGCGCTGAGCGGTGTGAGTATTGGGGCAATAATTTACTTAACAACATTATTACGTTCAGGATATTTTAGTGAGAATGAGCTGGCGCTTCTGCCGCTTGGTAGTAAGCTTCAAGGTTTCTTAAGGAAGAAGGGGGTTTAA
- the mazG gene encoding nucleoside triphosphate pyrophosphohydrolase, giving the protein MSKCITVIGLGYGGLEQLSLGLYRKVKEATNVFVRTVDHPAVNELEAEGLSFQAFDKIYEKHEQFEDVYEEITEALIQAAMKERVVYAVPGHPLVAERTVQLLFERARTQGIEVEIAGGQSFLDAMFTALEIDPIEGFQMVNAMDLQKENLQLRQHIIISQVYDALIASEVKLTLMDKLPDDYEVIIVVAAGTDQEVIKRLPLFEMDREMSLNNLTSVYVPPVQQEQHLYHEFGTLREVIAILRGPDGCPWDRKQTHESLKKYLVEETYEVLDAIDEQDDEHLAEELGDVLLQVMLHAQIGEDEGYFSIDDVIYTLTEKMIRRHPHVFAEANVEDAEQVVQNWEAIKKDEKGETDTGSILSGIPSHLPSLYRAYELQKKASKVGFDWQEAEPMWAKVTEEIDELKEALTLNHVAEAQAEFGDIIFALVNLARHYKLDPEEALRATNRKFQSRFQYIEQVVAEKGHSWEELNLEQLDAIWEEAKRRSTQENK; this is encoded by the coding sequence ATGAGTAAATGCATTACAGTTATCGGACTCGGCTATGGAGGTCTAGAGCAGCTTTCACTCGGTCTCTATCGAAAGGTCAAAGAGGCAACAAACGTTTTTGTCCGAACCGTAGACCATCCAGCTGTCAATGAATTAGAAGCGGAAGGGTTATCATTCCAGGCGTTCGATAAAATATATGAAAAGCATGAGCAATTTGAAGATGTATATGAAGAAATTACCGAAGCCCTTATCCAAGCCGCTATGAAGGAACGTGTAGTTTATGCTGTACCTGGCCATCCTCTTGTCGCTGAAAGAACTGTACAGCTGCTTTTTGAACGTGCTCGAACACAAGGGATTGAAGTAGAAATTGCAGGTGGACAAAGCTTCTTAGATGCGATGTTTACTGCCCTTGAAATTGACCCAATCGAAGGATTTCAAATGGTTAATGCTATGGACCTTCAGAAAGAAAACCTGCAATTACGGCAACACATCATTATTTCGCAAGTCTATGATGCCTTAATTGCGTCGGAAGTGAAGCTAACATTAATGGACAAGCTACCAGATGATTATGAAGTCATCATTGTTGTGGCTGCCGGGACTGACCAAGAAGTTATAAAGCGATTACCGTTATTTGAAATGGACCGAGAGATGTCACTGAACAACTTAACAAGTGTCTATGTACCGCCTGTTCAACAGGAACAGCACTTGTACCATGAGTTTGGTACATTGCGAGAGGTTATTGCTATTTTGCGAGGTCCAGACGGTTGTCCTTGGGATCGAAAACAAACACATGAATCATTGAAAAAATATTTAGTCGAAGAAACGTATGAAGTGCTTGATGCAATTGATGAGCAAGATGATGAGCATTTAGCAGAAGAGCTTGGAGATGTGCTGTTGCAGGTCATGCTGCATGCTCAAATAGGTGAGGATGAAGGTTACTTCTCAATTGATGATGTGATCTATACGCTTACTGAAAAAATGATTCGACGTCACCCGCATGTCTTTGCCGAGGCAAATGTAGAGGATGCTGAACAAGTGGTTCAAAACTGGGAAGCAATTAAGAAGGATGAAAAAGGAGAAACAGATACAGGCTCCATTCTTTCTGGAATACCGTCACACTTACCTAGTCTATATCGAGCATATGAGCTTCAAAAGAAAGCTTCAAAGGTTGGCTTTGATTGGCAGGAAGCTGAACCGATGTGGGCGAAAGTAACAGAAGAAATAGACGAACTTAAAGAAGCCCTCACTTTAAACCATGTAGCGGAAGCTCAAGCCGAGTTTGGTGATATCATTTTTGCACTTGTTAATTTAGCCCGTCACTATAAGCTTGATCCAGAGGAAGCTTTGCGCGCAACAAATCGAAAGTTTCAAAGTAGATTTCAATACATTGAGCAAGTTGTAGCAGAAAAGGGGCACAGCTGGGAAGAGCTGAATCTTGAGCAATTAGACGCAATTTGGGAAGAAGCGAAGCGCAGATCTACACAGGAAAATAAATAG